In Methanothermococcus thermolithotrophicus DSM 2095, one DNA window encodes the following:
- a CDS encoding ABC transporter ATP-binding protein has protein sequence MIEISNVSKGLNGQEILNDINLSVNDNEIMVLLGPSGCGKTTLLKIIAGLVKQDTGNIIVNNTVINNLLPQKRNIGFVFQEYALFPHKNVFENIAFGLRIRKMPEHEIKNRVNEIMGALEIEHLTNKKISQLSGGQKQRVALARALVINPDVLLLDEPLSALDPVLREKLREELKITLKKLGVTGIYVTHDLTEAMLLGDNVAVMNKGIIQQIGKPDEIFYHPKNEFVAKFVGVKNILKGTVLKLENDTAIVEINGNNNSKTSFKIRVRKYPIFETRKEISLCIHPEDVVLDRVKTGDVENQRIRELLTSFGNNTIRGKVIDIVPNGSVLKVAVDIGSMEMYAITTRNLLKYDINDEVWVSFSKDAPHPMCGKKCKSKNRKSSCKCKN, from the coding sequence ATGATAGAAATTAGTAATGTATCTAAAGGACTAAATGGGCAAGAAATTTTAAACGACATAAATTTAAGTGTAAATGATAACGAAATAATGGTTCTATTAGGACCAAGTGGTTGTGGAAAAACCACCCTTCTAAAAATTATAGCAGGATTGGTAAAACAGGATACTGGCAACATAATAGTTAACAATACAGTGATAAATAATCTCCTTCCGCAGAAAAGAAATATAGGGTTTGTTTTCCAGGAGTACGCCCTATTTCCACATAAGAATGTTTTTGAAAATATAGCCTTTGGACTAAGAATAAGGAAGATGCCAGAACATGAGATTAAAAATAGAGTAAATGAAATAATGGGAGCTCTTGAAATTGAGCATCTAACGAATAAAAAAATATCTCAACTGAGTGGTGGACAGAAACAGAGGGTTGCACTAGCAAGGGCTTTGGTAATAAATCCCGATGTTTTACTATTGGATGAGCCATTAAGTGCTTTAGATCCAGTTTTAAGGGAAAAGTTAAGGGAGGAATTAAAAATCACACTGAAAAAATTGGGGGTTACTGGAATCTATGTGACCCACGATTTAACAGAAGCCATGTTGTTGGGGGATAATGTTGCAGTAATGAATAAAGGAATAATTCAACAGATTGGAAAGCCTGATGAAATATTTTATCATCCAAAAAACGAATTTGTTGCAAAATTTGTTGGGGTAAAGAATATTTTGAAAGGAACAGTATTAAAATTAGAAAATGACACTGCAATAGTGGAAATAAATGGTAATAACAATTCAAAAACATCGTTTAAAATAAGAGTTAGGAAATATCCAATATTCGAAACCAGAAAAGAGATATCCCTATGCATTCATCCAGAGGATGTTGTATTGGATAGGGTTAAAACCGGAGATGTTGAAAATCAAAGAATTAGGGAGCTCCTTACATCATTTGGAAATAACACAATAAGGGGAAAGGTTATCGACATAGTTCCAAATGGTTCAGTATTAAAAGTTGCTGTAGATATAGGTAGTATGGAGATGTATGCAATTACCACAAGAAATTTATTGAAATACGATATAAATGATGAAGTATGGGTTTCATTCAGTAAAGATGCCCCCCACCCAATGTGTGGTAAAAAGTGCAAATCTAAAAATCGAAAATCTTCATGTAAGTGTAAAAACTGA
- a CDS encoding ATP-binding protein encodes MKFFNREKEIKEILHILNKEPNDIYFIYGSINSGKTTLINHIINNKLDDNYKVFYINFRTYLISEKRDFIEAIFTTKKEGILEKIKDKSEVINLITKTTKTLTGIPIPEVEFNKLFEEKINDAFQYLNDVVLETKKSGRTPILILDELQMIKEVTTNGQKYLLKELFQFLVSLTKEQHLCHVFCLTSDSLFAEYVYNTGELEGRAKHLLVDDFDKETAIAFMGFLAKENGVALSDSDKEKIYSYVGGKPKDIAYVVEESSFKDLNEVLGFLLNDEIQKLDAKFEIMDYLKPKVKIGENIVEIEKEDILKSLSLFKDKYTISKKEIPTLVYIYLIKENILFLNPQEGTLKPQSFLIWNAIKKVV; translated from the coding sequence ATGAAATTCTTCAACAGAGAAAAGGAAATTAAAGAAATCCTTCACATTTTGAACAAAGAGCCAAATGATATCTATTTCATCTACGGTTCCATAAACAGTGGTAAAACTACTTTAATCAACCATATAATAAACAACAAATTAGACGATAATTACAAAGTATTTTATATAAATTTTAGAACCTACCTAATATCTGAAAAAAGAGACTTCATAGAGGCGATATTTACCACAAAAAAAGAGGGAATCTTAGAAAAAATAAAGGACAAATCAGAGGTAATAAATCTAATCACTAAAACCACAAAAACTTTAACAGGAATTCCCATTCCAGAAGTAGAATTTAACAAACTATTTGAAGAAAAAATAAACGATGCCTTTCAGTATTTAAATGATGTGGTTTTAGAAACTAAAAAGAGTGGTAGAACCCCTATTTTAATTCTCGACGAACTTCAGATGATAAAGGAAGTAACCACAAATGGTCAAAAATACCTATTAAAAGAACTATTTCAATTCTTAGTCTCACTAACAAAGGAACAGCACTTATGCCATGTGTTTTGTTTAACTTCTGATAGTCTATTTGCTGAATATGTGTATAATACTGGGGAGCTCGAAGGTAGGGCAAAACATCTTTTAGTTGATGATTTTGATAAGGAAACTGCAATAGCATTTATGGGCTTTTTAGCAAAAGAAAATGGGGTCGCACTCTCTGATAGTGATAAAGAAAAAATATATTCATATGTTGGGGGGAAACCAAAGGATATAGCTTATGTAGTTGAAGAAAGTAGTTTTAAAGATTTAAATGAAGTTTTGGGGTTCCTACTGAATGATGAAATTCAAAAATTAGATGCGAAATTTGAAATTATGGATTATTTAAAACCAAAGGTAAAAATTGGGGAAAATATTGTAGAAATTGAAAAAGAAGATATTTTAAAATCATTAAGCCTATTTAAAGATAAATATACCATTTCAAAAAAAGAAATTCCTACCCTCGTGTATATTTATTTAATCAAAGAAAATATATTATTCCTAAACCCACAAGAAGGAACATTAAAACCACAATCATTTTTAATTTGGAATGCTATTAAAAAGGTGGTTTAA
- a CDS encoding NAD-dependent epimerase/dehydratase family protein, with amino-acid sequence MSKTVLLTGATGFIGSHLLEELINQNYEVIILKRSFSNTWRIDHLLDNITFYDIDKVPIENIFDNHEINYVVHLATYYKKTHEYNDIEEMMESNITIPTKILEQMRLHSVEYFINTGTFFEYDLNSRLIGKNNNMWLLSISLILFVIAGFIKRGYKRGNTIVDSINDNNTFEAIKKEIVDIYPMFVSLITNKKYVEGIIKAYCRFISKLNAHKSLTPREICNRYGNIKGIETITEIFEKVYYGNKSPEKDDINKYDEFFKRSL; translated from the coding sequence ATGTCCAAAACAGTACTACTGACAGGAGCCACTGGGTTCATAGGAAGTCATTTATTAGAGGAATTAATAAATCAAAATTATGAGGTAATAATTCTTAAAAGAAGTTTTTCCAACACTTGGAGAATAGACCATTTGTTAGATAATATAACATTTTATGATATAGATAAAGTCCCTATTGAAAATATTTTTGACAATCATGAGATAAACTATGTTGTGCATTTGGCAACCTATTATAAAAAAACACATGAATATAACGACATTGAAGAGATGATGGAATCAAATATAACCATTCCAACGAAGATACTTGAACAGATGAGATTACATTCTGTTGAATATTTTATAAATACAGGGACATTTTTTGAGTATGATTTAAATTCGAGATTAATCGGTAAAAATAACAACATGTGGCTTTTGAGCATATCACTTATTTTGTTTGTGATTGCGGGATTCATTAAAAGAGGATATAAAAGAGGTAACACAATAGTAGATAGTATAAATGATAATAATACATTTGAAGCCATTAAAAAAGAAATAGTGGATATTTATCCCATGTTTGTAAGTTTAATAACCAATAAAAAATATGTTGAGGGCATAATTAAAGCATACTGCAGGTTTATTAGTAAACTAAATGCCCATAAATCCCTAACTCCAAGAGAGATATGCAATAGGTATGGTAACATTAAGGGAATAGAAACAATAACAGAAATATTTGAAAAAGTGTATTATGGAAATAAAAGCCCTGAAAAAGATGATATCAATAAATATGATGAATTCTTTAAAAGGTCCTTGTGA
- a CDS encoding nucleotidyltransferase domain-containing protein — protein sequence MELFKQLKEDFKEYKHSCMGIILFGSYATGDFTKKSDIDVCIVNPKDNNYYFEILRKLGGKYDLKIFEELPLYIQINIIKNFKGNVIYGDELELSEYFYKFRKLWRDMEHRIKENTFSSVREKILLRRKFNERIKEFQ from the coding sequence ATGGAATTATTCAAGCAATTAAAAGAAGATTTTAAAGAATATAAACATTCTTGCATGGGAATAATTCTCTTTGGTTCTTATGCAACGGGGGATTTTACTAAAAAAAGCGATATTGATGTATGTATTGTAAATCCAAAAGATAATAATTACTATTTTGAAATATTGAGAAAATTAGGGGGAAAATACGATTTAAAAATTTTCGAGGAGCTCCCACTATATATTCAAATTAACATAATCAAAAACTTCAAAGGTAATGTAATATATGGTGATGAGTTAGAGCTCTCGGAGTATTTTTATAAGTTTAGAAAACTTTGGAGGGATATGGAACATAGGATTAAGGAAAATACTTTTTCAAGCGTTAGGGAAAAAATTCTTTTAAGGAGGAAATTCAATGAGCGAATCAAAGAATTCCAGTAG
- the rfbF gene encoding glucose-1-phosphate cytidylyltransferase has translation MKVVILAGGFGTRLAEETHSIPKPMVEIGGKPILWHIMKIYSTYGFNDFVICLGYKGYVIKEYFANYFLHNSDVTIDIKNNSMEIHNNYSEPWKVTLVDTGLNTMTGGRLKRVAKYLDDETFMLTYGDGVGNINIKELIEFHRSHGKLATVTATQPEGRFGALKLENNKVTSFAEKMDNKDSWINGGFFVLEPEVINYIKDDNTIWEREPLEKLSKDGELMAYFHDGFWKPMDKLKDKMDLEEMWSSGNAPWKIWKE, from the coding sequence ATGAAAGTAGTAATTTTAGCAGGAGGCTTTGGAACAAGATTGGCAGAAGAAACTCACAGCATACCAAAGCCAATGGTAGAAATTGGGGGAAAACCAATTTTATGGCATATTATGAAAATATATTCTACTTATGGATTTAATGATTTTGTGATATGCCTTGGATATAAAGGATATGTTATAAAAGAGTATTTTGCCAATTACTTTTTGCATAATAGTGATGTAACAATAGATATTAAAAATAACAGTATGGAAATACACAACAACTATTCTGAACCATGGAAGGTTACTCTTGTAGATACTGGACTCAATACAATGACTGGCGGTAGACTCAAGAGGGTGGCCAAATACTTAGATGATGAGACATTTATGCTAACTTATGGTGATGGAGTAGGAAATATTAACATAAAAGAGCTCATTGAATTTCACAGAAGCCATGGTAAGCTGGCAACAGTTACTGCGACACAGCCTGAGGGAAGATTTGGGGCATTAAAATTGGAAAACAATAAAGTTACAAGTTTTGCTGAGAAAATGGACAATAAAGATAGCTGGATAAATGGGGGGTTTTTTGTATTGGAGCCAGAAGTAATTAACTACATAAAAGACGACAATACAATATGGGAAAGAGAACCTCTGGAAAAATTATCAAAAGATGGGGAATTAATGGCTTATTTCCATGACGGTTTCTGGAAACCTATGGATAAATTAAAAGATAAGATGGACTTGGAAGAAATGTGGAGCTCAGGCAATGCACCATGGAAAATATGGAAAGAATAG
- a CDS encoding DUF86 domain-containing protein, producing MSESKNSSRLNRYFKKLEKFEEEYDIIQKYDITDEITQRALMYSLQICVEVSMDIVAMIVKDIGAVVEDDYSNIKTLTDKKILSEEDAALLKLYNGLRIEQNSSSFVALRSFGAPNAIVHKYDNINLEVVKDGLHGIDEVYEIIIKLIEAFEKID from the coding sequence ATGAGCGAATCAAAGAATTCCAGTAGATTGAATAGGTACTTTAAAAAACTTGAAAAGTTCGAAGAGGAATACGATATAATTCAAAAATATGATATTACAGATGAGATTACCCAAAGAGCTCTGATGTATTCCCTACAAATATGTGTGGAAGTTTCTATGGATATTGTAGCAATGATTGTAAAAGATATTGGGGCAGTAGTTGAAGATGATTACTCAAATATAAAAACACTTACTGACAAAAAAATATTATCTGAGGAAGATGCAGCCCTTTTAAAATTATACAATGGATTAAGGATTGAACAAAACTCTTCGAGTTTTGTAGCTCTCCGCTCCTTCGGAGCTCCGAATGCAATAGTTCATAAATACGATAATATTAATCTCGAGGTAGTTAAAGACGGCTTGCATGGGATTGATGAAGTGTATGAAATTATTATTAAGTTAATAGAAGCATTTGAGAAAATAGATTAA